Proteins found in one Streptomyces sp. NBC_00461 genomic segment:
- a CDS encoding 2OG-Fe(II) oxygenase, translating into MTLTEAQARRRVASTEWAALAAELDVHGSAPTGPLLTAAECRELVALYEKPELFRTTVDMARHRFGSGEYRYFTHDLPAAVASLRAALYPRLLPVARDWAARLDRPAPWPDSLQEWLEACHAAGQDRSAQILLRYGQGDWNALHRDVFGDMLFPLQVVVGLDDHGSDYCGGEFLMVEQRPRAQSRGTATALRQGHGLVFTTRDRPVRTKRGWSAGAMRHGVSTVRSGRRHTLGIVFHDAA; encoded by the coding sequence ATGACTCTCACCGAGGCCCAAGCGCGCAGGCGCGTCGCGAGCACCGAATGGGCGGCGCTCGCCGCCGAGTTGGACGTGCACGGCAGCGCACCGACCGGTCCCCTGCTGACGGCCGCCGAGTGCCGCGAACTGGTCGCGCTGTACGAGAAGCCGGAGCTGTTCCGGACCACGGTCGACATGGCGCGGCACCGCTTCGGCTCCGGCGAGTACCGGTACTTCACCCACGATCTGCCGGCAGCCGTCGCCTCGCTGCGCGCCGCCCTGTACCCGCGTCTGCTGCCGGTCGCGCGGGACTGGGCGGCCCGGCTGGACCGTCCGGCGCCCTGGCCGGACTCCCTGCAGGAGTGGCTGGAGGCGTGTCATGCGGCCGGTCAGGACCGCTCGGCACAGATTCTGCTGCGCTACGGGCAGGGCGACTGGAACGCCCTGCACCGTGACGTGTTCGGCGACATGCTCTTCCCGCTGCAGGTGGTCGTCGGTCTCGACGACCACGGCAGCGACTACTGCGGCGGCGAGTTCCTGATGGTCGAGCAGCGGCCCCGCGCCCAGTCCCGGGGTACGGCGACCGCGCTGCGGCAGGGCCACGGTCTGGTCTTCACCACCCGGGACCGGCCGGTGCGCACCAAGCGCGGCTGGTCGGCCGGAGCGATGCGGCACGGCGTGAGCACCGTCCGCTCCGGCCGCCGGCACACGCTGGGCATCGTCTTCCACGACGCCGCCTGA
- a CDS encoding MGH1-like glycoside hydrolase domain-containing protein encodes MSVVDRGPHGLVVQQDDQWWDQVVWIPAALHHYRVTGDRDFLGRAFETSFNTLAARRARDFDAAYGLFRGPGFMNDGISGYPGPPAAPGVRSSFVLDHPGTEALMCLSTNCLYHGAQLALASMAESLGEPQRAASLRSDAARLRAAVDRRLWREEAGTYAYFVRADGHVDTSQEGAGLALAVLCGVADRTRAGLILDTAHWQPHGIVNVWPHFPRFDDRRPGRHNVMVWPMVHGLYGNAAADAGRTDLFARSVERLAALVTGSGGNFYELYDSVSGAVDGGWQEGGSGQPEHFVSQPDQAWSVTAYLRMVHEGLFGLAFAEDRLRLRPCLPPQWGAVSLQGLRYRGMTLDVAVSGGGSRVRSCTIDGRAAEPVLPGDATGHHTVDVVLGG; translated from the coding sequence TTGTCGGTCGTCGACCGCGGCCCGCACGGGCTCGTCGTGCAGCAGGACGATCAGTGGTGGGACCAGGTCGTGTGGATCCCGGCCGCCTTGCACCACTACCGCGTCACGGGCGACCGGGACTTCCTCGGCCGCGCCTTCGAGACCTCCTTCAACACCCTCGCCGCCCGCAGGGCCCGCGACTTCGACGCCGCGTACGGCCTGTTCCGGGGGCCCGGCTTCATGAACGACGGCATCTCCGGCTACCCCGGTCCACCCGCCGCACCGGGCGTGCGCTCGTCCTTCGTCCTCGACCATCCCGGCACGGAAGCCCTCATGTGCCTGTCGACGAACTGCCTTTACCACGGAGCCCAGTTGGCACTGGCGAGCATGGCCGAGTCCCTCGGCGAGCCGCAGCGGGCCGCGTCCCTGCGGTCCGACGCGGCACGTCTGCGGGCCGCGGTCGACCGGCGTCTGTGGCGCGAGGAGGCCGGGACGTACGCCTACTTCGTCCGGGCCGACGGTCACGTCGACACCTCCCAGGAGGGCGCCGGCCTCGCCCTCGCCGTCCTGTGCGGCGTCGCCGACCGCACCCGGGCGGGCCTGATCCTCGACACCGCCCACTGGCAGCCCCACGGCATCGTGAACGTCTGGCCGCATTTCCCCCGCTTCGACGACCGCAGACCCGGGCGGCACAACGTCATGGTGTGGCCGATGGTCCACGGCCTGTACGGCAACGCCGCCGCCGACGCGGGCCGCACCGATCTCTTCGCCCGCTCCGTGGAGCGGCTCGCCGCACTCGTCACCGGCAGCGGCGGGAACTTCTACGAGCTGTACGACTCGGTGAGCGGCGCCGTCGACGGCGGCTGGCAGGAGGGCGGCAGCGGGCAGCCCGAACACTTCGTCTCCCAGCCCGACCAGGCCTGGTCGGTGACGGCGTATCTACGGATGGTCCACGAGGGGCTATTCGGGCTGGCCTTCGCCGAGGACAGGCTGCGGCTGCGACCGTGCCTCCCGCCGCAGTGGGGTGCGGTGAGCCTGCAGGGGCTGCGCTACCGGGGCATGACGCTCGACGTCGCCGTGAGCGGGGGCGGCAGCCGGGTGCGGTCGTGCACGATCGACGGGCGAGCGGCCGAACCCGTCCTGCCCGGTGACGCGACCGGTCACCACACGGTGGACGTGGTCCTCGGCGGGTAG
- a CDS encoding methylated-DNA--[protein]-cysteine S-methyltransferase: MTTYTKIDSPVGELLLVGEGTTLTSLSVPAQRNAPVVRADWRRDDEAFGEAARQLSAYFEGRLIRFDLSLAPEGTEFQQRVWRALDEIPYGTTTTYGALASLLDVPRAEIRAVGAAIGANPLLVVRPCHRVIGADGSMRGYAGGVERKVRLLTHEGALQQMLV, encoded by the coding sequence ATGACGACGTACACGAAGATCGACAGCCCTGTGGGGGAACTCCTTCTGGTGGGCGAGGGGACGACGCTCACCTCGCTGTCCGTGCCGGCGCAGCGCAACGCCCCCGTCGTGCGTGCCGACTGGCGGCGCGACGACGAGGCGTTCGGCGAGGCCGCCCGGCAGCTCTCCGCCTACTTCGAGGGCCGGCTCATCCGCTTCGACCTGAGCCTCGCCCCTGAGGGGACCGAGTTCCAGCAGCGCGTGTGGCGGGCGCTCGACGAGATCCCGTACGGCACCACGACGACGTACGGGGCACTCGCCTCGCTGCTGGACGTGCCGCGGGCCGAGATCCGGGCCGTGGGTGCCGCGATCGGGGCGAACCCTCTGCTGGTCGTCCGCCCCTGCCACCGGGTGATCGGCGCCGACGGTTCGATGCGCGGGTACGCGGGCGGTGTCGAGCGCAAGGTGCGTCTGCTCACGCACGAGGGTGCACTGCAGCAGATGCTGGTGTGA
- a CDS encoding RICIN domain-containing protein produces MPTPHPPRPPYPPPGRVPGESDENLATRLRGRPDGEVAQSVALLMARHWQPARDYADICLASQTDVASMVTAATFHQVLDRLALGEAALAVRPRLLVAVRETVRVWSAEDRISDVLPELMKPAGGRGMRTAKSMTPENRKLAERSFHALPGLSRCLLWHTEVEAEPISIPAGLLGMDTDTASAALEQAREKFREGCVHAHRELAPSKDCRFYNRLLDVPIRRGGTLLPDVQQHLAQCPYCRFAAEQLSHFEGGLGVLLAESVLGWGALRYLDTRPGRTQQPERTRSSSARHGGGRPRIMPRIPLPGRRSPGAPRNSRALLTGVGVASAGLLATVFAAGLFSHDDGVDPAASNGANGGTTPGVGSQSSPGTAHLPTAPGQSRLRNAGADLCLDIRGAVKDGAGTELAACSDARTQQWSYESNGLVRSVADSGLCLDSHVDAGVVVLGKCAAEKDKRGDDMRYDLTAQGELLPRWDKQLALTATAEDPGADIVVKAREGSSAQRWLADPTASADEGSLSITGTDSPVVRAARLSERTM; encoded by the coding sequence GTGCCCACCCCCCACCCACCTCGACCCCCTTACCCGCCGCCCGGCAGGGTTCCCGGAGAATCCGACGAGAACCTCGCCACCCGGCTCAGGGGCCGTCCCGACGGTGAGGTCGCCCAATCCGTCGCGCTGCTCATGGCGCGGCACTGGCAGCCCGCCCGCGATTACGCGGACATCTGCCTCGCCTCCCAAACCGATGTCGCCTCCATGGTGACCGCGGCCACCTTTCACCAGGTCCTCGACCGGTTGGCGTTGGGCGAGGCCGCGCTCGCGGTGCGCCCCCGGCTCCTGGTGGCCGTCAGGGAGACGGTCCGTGTGTGGTCCGCCGAGGACCGGATATCCGACGTTCTGCCGGAGCTGATGAAACCGGCCGGCGGGCGCGGTATGCGTACGGCGAAGTCCATGACGCCCGAGAATCGCAAGCTGGCCGAGCGTTCATTCCACGCCCTTCCCGGACTTTCCCGGTGTTTGCTCTGGCACACCGAGGTCGAGGCGGAGCCCATTTCCATACCCGCCGGCCTGCTCGGCATGGATACCGACACCGCGTCGGCGGCACTCGAACAGGCGCGTGAAAAGTTCCGCGAAGGTTGTGTACATGCCCATCGGGAACTCGCGCCGAGCAAGGATTGCCGGTTCTACAACCGCCTCCTCGACGTTCCGATTCGCCGGGGTGGGACCCTGCTGCCGGATGTCCAGCAACATCTGGCCCAGTGCCCCTACTGCCGTTTCGCCGCTGAGCAACTGAGCCATTTCGAGGGCGGGTTGGGCGTACTCCTGGCCGAATCGGTGCTCGGCTGGGGTGCCCTCCGCTACCTCGACACCCGACCCGGCCGCACACAGCAGCCGGAGCGCACGCGCAGCTCGTCCGCACGGCACGGCGGCGGACGCCCGCGCATCATGCCCCGTATCCCGCTGCCGGGCCGCAGGTCTCCCGGGGCGCCACGGAACTCGCGGGCCCTGCTGACCGGAGTGGGCGTCGCCTCCGCCGGGTTGCTCGCGACCGTGTTCGCGGCCGGACTGTTCTCGCACGACGACGGCGTCGACCCGGCCGCCTCCAACGGCGCGAACGGCGGGACCACGCCGGGCGTCGGCTCCCAGTCGTCACCCGGAACCGCCCACCTCCCCACGGCGCCGGGCCAGTCCAGGCTGCGCAACGCCGGCGCGGACCTGTGCCTCGACATCAGGGGCGCGGTGAAGGACGGGGCCGGGACCGAGCTGGCGGCATGCTCGGACGCACGCACCCAGCAGTGGTCGTACGAGAGCAACGGGCTGGTGCGCAGCGTGGCGGACTCCGGCCTGTGCCTGGACTCGCATGTGGACGCCGGCGTGGTCGTCCTCGGCAAGTGCGCCGCCGAGAAGGACAAGCGGGGCGACGACATGCGCTACGACCTCACCGCGCAGGGGGAGTTGCTGCCCCGCTGGGACAAGCAGCTCGCCCTCACCGCCACCGCCGAGGACCCGGGTGCGGACATCGTCGTCAAGGCCCGCGAGGGTTCCTCGGCGCAGCGCTGGCTGGCAGATCCGACGGCGTCGGCCGACGAGGGCTCGTTGTCGATCACGGGCACCGACAGCCCCGTGGTGCGCGCCGCGCGACTGTCGGAGCGGACCATGTGA
- a CDS encoding ATP-dependent DNA ligase, whose protein sequence is MTLPLIPPMLARAGKLPPTAQDARWAYETKQDGQRVVAYLEGDGSVLLRARSAEDITGAYPELRPLGSALGTTPAVLDGEVLALDDRGRADFQLLQSRMGLAHAPGRAARQAANVPVHLVLFDVLHLGGQDLTALPYARRRGQLERLSLDGPFWSTPAALVGNGDQALRATREHGLEGLVCKRLDSVYEPGVRSRAWIKIRNMHSEDVVVGGWLPGRGRLSGLPGAVLVGQRAAGRLRYVGSVGTGWSEAERAQLAALLGAAATDVCPFDPVPPVVGANWVVPRLVGEVRYSTRTRAGMLRQPSWQRLRPDLAPEESSADIPDDPDGPIA, encoded by the coding sequence GTGACGCTCCCCCTGATCCCGCCCATGCTCGCCAGAGCCGGCAAGCTGCCGCCCACCGCACAGGACGCCCGCTGGGCCTACGAGACCAAGCAGGACGGCCAGCGCGTGGTGGCCTACCTCGAAGGGGACGGCAGCGTCCTGCTGCGGGCACGGTCCGCGGAGGACATCACCGGTGCGTACCCCGAGCTGCGGCCGCTGGGCTCGGCGCTCGGTACGACACCGGCCGTGCTGGACGGGGAGGTACTGGCGCTGGACGACCGTGGACGCGCCGACTTCCAGTTGCTGCAGTCCCGCATGGGGCTGGCGCACGCGCCCGGCAGGGCGGCACGGCAGGCGGCGAATGTGCCCGTGCACCTCGTCCTGTTCGACGTGCTGCACCTGGGCGGACAGGACCTCACGGCGCTCCCGTATGCCCGGCGGCGGGGGCAGTTGGAGCGGCTAAGTCTCGACGGTCCGTTCTGGTCCACCCCGGCCGCGCTGGTCGGGAACGGTGATCAGGCCCTGCGGGCCACCCGTGAGCACGGTCTGGAGGGCCTGGTGTGCAAGCGACTGGACTCGGTGTACGAACCCGGGGTGCGTTCCCGGGCCTGGATCAAGATCCGCAACATGCACAGTGAGGACGTCGTCGTGGGCGGCTGGCTGCCAGGCAGGGGGCGACTGTCGGGACTGCCCGGCGCGGTCCTGGTCGGACAACGGGCGGCGGGGCGGCTGCGGTACGTCGGGAGCGTGGGCACCGGCTGGAGCGAGGCCGAGCGTGCGCAACTGGCGGCGCTGCTGGGGGCCGCCGCGACCGACGTATGCCCCTTCGACCCCGTACCGCCGGTCGTGGGAGCCAACTGGGTGGTGCCCCGGCTGGTCGGCGAGGTCCGCTACAGCACCCGTACCCGGGCCGGAATGCTGCGCCAGCCGTCGTGGCAGCGGCTGAGACCCGACCTGGCGCCCGAGGAGTCGTCGGCCGACATCCCGGACGATCCGGATGGGCCCATTGCCTGA
- a CDS encoding NPP1 family protein: protein MSSQKSKLHRRRWLTGLAGAATLVIAFPAAAFAAPPQALPAAADAAEFTYQPAFDYDTDGCYSSPAIGPDGTINGGLKPTGALNGQCHDASDLDNTNSYSRYKCNNGWCAYMYGLYFEKDQALAGSSIGGHRNDWEHVVIWVQDNQIKYVSTSNHGSFTVHAASEVRFDGSHAKIVYHKDGIRTHCFRLANTNDEPPENDKHTWQYPPLVGWDGYPAGLRDKLSTYDFGSANFGLKDSNFAAHLSSAKPSGIAFDPSA, encoded by the coding sequence GTGTCGTCGCAGAAGTCCAAGCTGCATCGCAGGAGATGGCTGACCGGTCTGGCCGGCGCCGCCACGCTCGTCATCGCCTTCCCCGCCGCCGCCTTCGCCGCCCCGCCCCAAGCGCTGCCCGCGGCCGCGGACGCCGCGGAGTTCACGTACCAGCCGGCTTTCGACTACGACACGGACGGCTGCTACTCCAGCCCCGCCATAGGCCCCGACGGCACGATCAACGGCGGCCTCAAGCCGACCGGCGCCCTCAACGGGCAGTGCCATGACGCCTCCGACCTCGACAACACCAACAGCTACTCGCGCTACAAGTGCAACAACGGCTGGTGCGCGTACATGTACGGCCTGTACTTCGAGAAGGACCAGGCCCTCGCCGGCAGCAGCATCGGCGGGCACCGGAACGACTGGGAGCACGTGGTGATCTGGGTGCAGGACAACCAGATCAAGTACGTCTCGACGTCCAACCACGGCTCGTTCACGGTGCATGCGGCCTCCGAGGTCCGTTTCGACGGCTCGCACGCGAAGATCGTCTACCACAAGGACGGCATCAGAACGCACTGCTTCCGGCTGGCGAACACGAACGACGAGCCGCCGGAGAACGACAAGCACACCTGGCAGTATCCGCCGCTGGTCGGCTGGGACGGCTACCCCGCGGGCCTGCGCGACAAGCTGAGCACCTACGACTTCGGGAGCGCCAACTTCGGTCTGAAGGACAGCAACTTCGCCGCACATCTCTCGTCGGCGAAGCCGTCCGGAATCGCGTTCGATCCCAGCGCCTGA
- a CDS encoding 2-hydroxyacid dehydrogenase, with amino-acid sequence MTTTPKNVLAVVAPHVGGRAAGAGLATLFPGEANVIVVEATDEDPAALHTAHVIITALSPVTAEHLASAPDLELVQCASHGFDYVDVEAARAQDVPVCNIGSSGAESQNVAEQTFALMLALAKQLIPAHSALVEADWALPRLQRSLTELSGKTLGIVGLGHIGQEVARRAVAFDMSIVYAGRRRLPEETEARLGGARHVPLDELLRTADYVSLHAPLTTGTRHLLDAGRLALLKPTAFVINTARGALIDQDALADALEKGALAGAGIDVFDPEPPTQALRLLRSPGVVLSPHVGGVTRETLVRIALAAVQNVAGFLAGGQPKDVVG; translated from the coding sequence ATGACCACTACCCCGAAGAACGTTCTCGCCGTCGTCGCCCCGCACGTCGGCGGCCGTGCCGCCGGTGCCGGACTCGCCACCCTCTTTCCCGGCGAGGCGAACGTCATCGTCGTCGAGGCGACCGACGAGGACCCGGCCGCCCTGCACACGGCGCATGTGATCATCACCGCACTGTCCCCGGTGACGGCCGAACACCTGGCCTCCGCACCGGACTTGGAGCTGGTGCAGTGCGCGAGCCACGGCTTCGACTACGTCGACGTGGAGGCCGCCCGGGCCCAGGACGTACCCGTGTGCAACATCGGCTCCAGCGGCGCCGAGTCGCAGAACGTGGCCGAGCAGACCTTCGCCCTCATGCTCGCGCTCGCCAAGCAGCTGATCCCGGCGCACTCCGCGCTCGTCGAGGCCGACTGGGCGCTGCCCCGGCTGCAGCGCTCGCTCACCGAGCTGTCCGGCAAGACGCTCGGCATCGTCGGGCTCGGGCACATCGGGCAGGAAGTCGCCCGCCGCGCGGTCGCGTTCGACATGAGCATCGTGTACGCCGGCCGCCGCAGGCTGCCCGAGGAGACGGAGGCCCGGCTAGGCGGGGCCCGCCACGTCCCGCTCGACGAACTGCTGCGCACGGCCGACTACGTCTCGCTGCACGCCCCGCTGACCACCGGGACACGGCATCTGCTCGACGCCGGGCGGCTCGCGCTCCTCAAGCCGACGGCGTTCGTGATCAACACGGCGCGTGGCGCCCTCATCGACCAGGACGCCCTCGCGGACGCGCTGGAGAAGGGCGCCCTGGCCGGGGCGGGCATCGACGTCTTCGACCCCGAACCGCCCACCCAGGCCCTGCGTCTGCTCAGGTCCCCGGGCGTGGTGCTCTCGCCGCACGTCGGCGGGGTGACCCGCGAAACGCTGGTCCGCATCGCGCTGGCCGCCGTGCAGAACGTGGCCGGCTTCCTGGCCGGCGGGCAGCCGAAGGACGTCGTGGGCTGA
- a CDS encoding lactate 2-monooxygenase translates to MAKHWADFQYEIYLNGMSGAVPRLPTDLTRLEELTEQRLGPGPVGYVAGSAGDGSTARANRAALERRRIVPRMLRDVHERDLSVEVLGRALPAPLALAPVGVLSIMHPDAEPAAARAAAAQGVPYILSSASSTPMEQVAEAMGDSERWFQLYWAKDREVTRSFLNRAKAAGFTALVVTLDTPLLAWRPRDLDQAYLPFLHGVGTANYFSDPAFQAGLAKPVHEDPNAAVLHFVGMFADPGKTWPDLAFLRENWDGPIVLKGILHPDDARLAADAGMDGVVVSNHGGRQVAGSVAAADALPRVAEAVGDRLTVLFDSGVRTGDDVFKALALGAQAVLVGRPYVYGLGLDGQAGVEHVIRCLLAEFDLTLALSGHAAPATIGPADLIEESA, encoded by the coding sequence ATGGCCAAGCACTGGGCGGACTTCCAGTACGAGATCTATCTCAACGGGATGTCGGGCGCCGTACCCAGGCTGCCCACCGACCTGACCCGGCTGGAGGAGCTGACCGAGCAGCGCCTCGGGCCCGGACCGGTCGGCTATGTCGCGGGAAGTGCGGGCGACGGCAGCACCGCACGGGCGAACAGGGCGGCACTCGAGCGACGCCGGATCGTGCCGCGGATGCTGCGGGACGTGCACGAGCGGGATCTGTCGGTCGAGGTGCTGGGCCGTGCCCTGCCCGCCCCGCTGGCACTGGCGCCCGTCGGCGTGCTGTCGATCATGCACCCGGACGCTGAACCGGCAGCCGCCCGCGCCGCCGCCGCGCAGGGGGTGCCGTACATCCTGTCCTCGGCGTCCAGTACGCCGATGGAGCAGGTCGCGGAGGCGATGGGCGATTCGGAGCGCTGGTTCCAGCTGTACTGGGCCAAGGACCGTGAGGTGACGCGGAGTTTCCTGAACCGGGCGAAGGCGGCCGGGTTCACCGCGCTGGTCGTCACCCTCGACACGCCGTTGCTGGCCTGGCGCCCCCGCGATCTCGACCAGGCCTATCTCCCCTTCCTGCACGGTGTCGGCACGGCGAACTACTTCTCCGACCCGGCCTTCCAGGCGGGCCTCGCCAAGCCGGTGCACGAGGACCCGAACGCGGCCGTGCTGCATTTCGTCGGCATGTTCGCCGACCCGGGCAAGACCTGGCCCGACCTGGCGTTCCTGCGGGAGAACTGGGACGGCCCGATCGTTCTCAAGGGCATCCTGCACCCGGACGACGCACGGCTCGCCGCCGACGCCGGCATGGACGGTGTGGTCGTCTCCAACCACGGCGGCCGTCAGGTCGCCGGATCCGTCGCGGCCGCCGACGCGCTGCCCCGGGTGGCCGAGGCGGTCGGAGACCGGCTGACCGTCCTGTTCGACAGCGGCGTGCGCACCGGGGACGACGTCTTCAAGGCCCTCGCGCTCGGCGCGCAGGCGGTGCTGGTGGGGCGGCCGTACGTGTACGGGCTCGGCCTCGACGGGCAGGCGGGCGTCGAGCACGTGATCCGCTGCCTGCTCGCCGAGTTCGACCTCACGCTCGCCCTGTCCGGACACGCCGCTCCCGCCACGATCGGGCCCGCCGACCTCATCGAGGAGTCCGCATGA
- a CDS encoding DHA2 family efflux MFS transporter permease subunit, which produces MFKKWHGNPWAILATLSLGFFMTLLDLTIVNIAIPQLGEDLDASLDEILWVVNAYTLALAVLLITGGRLGDLRGKRNLFAAGVALFTLASLACGLARDPAQLIAFRAVQGLGAALLMPQTLSIIAEVFPADRRGVAMGIWGAVAGVSGALGPILGGALITHLSWRWIFFVNLPFGVIVLVMTVAIIPGAQRRVRHSFDTLGVVLASTALFCLAFGLTEGQRYDWNRWIWSLFTSAAVLFAAFLLHERGRQTGEPLVPFALFRDRNFTLVNLVGVTVSFGVVGMFLPLTIYLQSVLGFSALKSGLVLLPVAIGSFVTAGPAGALADRIGGKFILMGGLLAWAAGLTWVVAVADVGSGWLSIALPLLLTGLGVGCTFAPMATEVMRGVPPRLAGAASGVTNALRQVGSVLAGAVVGAVLQNQLASALTDRARESAGRLPARYRDSFVAAFSGGESDVGARQQGGVPHGVPQDVAERMRALGGEVFGHGFVDAMGPAVYVSAAVLLTGSLACLAVRRHRGPSANPHALPVSDPELEEASR; this is translated from the coding sequence GTGTTCAAGAAGTGGCACGGCAACCCGTGGGCGATTCTCGCCACCCTTTCTCTCGGGTTCTTCATGACGCTCCTCGACCTGACGATCGTGAACATCGCGATCCCGCAACTGGGCGAGGACCTGGACGCGTCCCTCGACGAGATCCTGTGGGTCGTCAACGCCTACACCCTGGCGCTGGCCGTCCTGCTGATCACCGGGGGGCGCCTCGGCGACCTGCGCGGCAAACGCAACCTCTTCGCCGCCGGAGTCGCCCTGTTCACCCTGGCGAGCCTCGCCTGCGGCCTGGCCCGGGACCCCGCCCAGCTGATCGCGTTCCGGGCGGTGCAGGGGCTGGGCGCGGCGCTGCTGATGCCGCAGACCCTGTCGATCATCGCCGAGGTGTTCCCGGCCGACCGGCGCGGTGTGGCGATGGGGATCTGGGGCGCGGTCGCGGGCGTGTCCGGAGCGCTCGGGCCGATCCTCGGCGGGGCCCTGATCACCCACCTGAGCTGGCGGTGGATCTTCTTCGTCAACCTGCCGTTCGGCGTGATCGTGCTGGTGATGACCGTGGCGATCATCCCTGGCGCACAGCGCAGGGTACGCCACAGCTTCGACACCCTCGGCGTGGTCCTCGCCTCAACTGCCCTGTTCTGCCTGGCCTTTGGGCTCACCGAGGGGCAGCGCTACGACTGGAACCGCTGGATCTGGAGCCTGTTCACTTCCGCCGCCGTCCTGTTCGCCGCGTTCCTGCTGCACGAACGCGGCCGGCAGACGGGCGAGCCACTGGTCCCGTTCGCCCTCTTCCGCGACCGCAACTTCACCCTCGTCAACCTCGTCGGCGTCACGGTGTCGTTCGGCGTCGTCGGCATGTTCCTGCCGCTGACGATCTACCTGCAGTCCGTGCTCGGCTTCAGCGCTCTCAAGTCCGGTCTGGTCCTGCTCCCCGTCGCCATCGGCTCCTTCGTGACGGCCGGGCCCGCCGGCGCCCTCGCGGACAGGATCGGCGGCAAGTTCATCCTCATGGGCGGCCTGCTCGCCTGGGCGGCCGGTCTGACGTGGGTGGTGGCGGTCGCGGACGTCGGGTCGGGATGGCTGAGCATCGCCCTCCCGCTCCTGCTCACCGGGCTCGGCGTCGGCTGCACCTTCGCCCCGATGGCCACCGAGGTCATGCGGGGCGTCCCGCCCCGGCTCGCCGGAGCGGCCTCAGGCGTGACCAACGCGCTCAGGCAGGTCGGCTCCGTGCTCGCCGGCGCCGTCGTGGGCGCGGTGCTGCAGAACCAGCTCGCCTCCGCGCTGACGGACCGGGCCCGCGAGAGCGCCGGCCGGCTGCCCGCCCGGTACCGGGACTCCTTCGTCGCCGCCTTCTCCGGGGGCGAGTCCGATGTCGGCGCCCGGCAGCAGGGCGGCGTGCCGCACGGGGTGCCGCAGGACGTCGCCGAACGCATGCGCGCCCTCGGCGGAGAGGTCTTCGGCCACGGCTTCGTCGACGCCATGGGCCCGGCCGTGTACGTCTCCGCAGCCGTGCTGCTGACCGGATCGCTCGCCTGTCTCGCCGTACGGCGCCACCGCGGCCCGTCCGCCAACCCCCATGCCCTGCCCGTGTCCGATCCCGAACTGGAAGAGGCCAGCCGATGA
- a CDS encoding hemerythrin domain-containing protein → MTDSPQKTIDFTPMYASHDAFRRDLERLATAVAEGRAGSPQVRAGWENFKRQLHIHHTTEDGGLWPRVRERAAGRPRDLALLDDMEAEHSRIDPLLAAVDTALADRAPELPDLVRALTATLDDHLKHEEDSALPLMQDVLTAADWAAFTGRIRRTQGLRGASVFVPWIIDGAPPADRARFLGALPPPARILNRLLWEGRYRRRGLWGGA, encoded by the coding sequence ATGACCGACAGCCCGCAGAAAACGATCGACTTCACCCCGATGTACGCCTCCCACGACGCCTTCCGCCGCGACTTGGAGCGCCTCGCGACCGCCGTCGCCGAAGGGCGGGCCGGCTCGCCCCAGGTCCGCGCCGGCTGGGAGAACTTCAAGCGCCAGCTGCACATCCACCACACCACCGAGGACGGAGGTCTGTGGCCGCGGGTGCGTGAACGCGCCGCCGGCCGCCCCCGCGACCTCGCCCTGCTGGACGACATGGAGGCCGAACACTCCCGCATCGACCCGCTGCTCGCGGCGGTCGACACCGCACTGGCCGACCGTGCGCCCGAACTGCCGGATCTCGTACGGGCGTTGACGGCCACCCTCGACGACCACCTCAAGCACGAGGAGGACAGCGCCCTGCCGCTGATGCAGGACGTCCTGACGGCAGCCGACTGGGCCGCCTTCACCGGCCGCATCCGCAGGACCCAAGGCCTGCGCGGCGCCTCGGTGTTCGTACCCTGGATCATCGACGGCGCCCCGCCGGCCGATCGAGCCCGCTTCCTGGGCGCCCTGCCGCCGCCGGCCCGGATCCTCAACCGCCTTCTGTGGGAGGGGAGGTACCGGCGCCGGGGCCTGTGGGGCGGAGCCTGA
- a CDS encoding toxin Doc, whose protein sequence is MAPVIHIDVPWLLQRHEEVLPDQPTVNDFSALVAAVARHRVDPPRLGVDSDPAWRAAALLHTLALLRPLPAANARFACATAVAYMFVSGVGIDPPYGALVDLARDLMSNKADVYGAADRLRSWQI, encoded by the coding sequence ATGGCACCCGTCATCCACATCGACGTGCCCTGGCTGCTGCAGCGCCACGAAGAGGTCCTGCCGGACCAGCCCACCGTCAACGACTTCTCCGCGCTGGTCGCCGCCGTCGCCCGCCACCGCGTCGACCCGCCGCGCCTGGGCGTGGACTCCGACCCGGCCTGGCGAGCCGCCGCCCTGCTGCACACCCTCGCCCTGCTCAGGCCCCTGCCTGCTGCGAACGCGCGCTTCGCCTGCGCGACGGCCGTGGCGTACATGTTCGTCAGCGGCGTCGGCATCGACCCGCCCTACGGCGCCCTCGTCGACCTCGCCCGCGATCTGATGTCCAACAAGGCCGATGTCTACGGCGCGGCCGACCGGCTGCGCTCCTGGCAGATCTGA